In a single window of the Micromonospora sp. WMMD1155 genome:
- a CDS encoding discoidin domain-containing protein, which yields MSEPSSLSRRTFLSAGATLLASVGAAAVLPDAAVAAAPAAPPATPQPTDLARYRPVAVSSTDYAPTPATFAVDGLPQVGVRGSGWRAAGNADPQWISVDLQALCRVEAVTLVFEATLADGPFDGNYTETDGDEILSSAATAYRIEVSTDGRTWRSIYETTEGQGGVQAIKLPEPVDARWIRMTATKRSNSNPVGLNGFQVYGVPLAPRPTAEGWTSWEGGNTGPAPALTVAADGTVPLESGWSLTMDDFAGTADGAELSRAGVDVRSWLPATVPGTVLGTLVEQGHLPDPVSGFNNMRIPEALSRHTWWYRRSLRLPRELDTSAGRRIWLEFDGINHEATAWVNGVQVGSVKHPFARAAFDITDALAGHRGEHVLAVRVTPMPHQGTPGDKGPDGRTFLQSAHHYLDAPTYLAVSGWDWMPAVRDRVTGLWDHVRLRSTGPVVVGDPHVQTTLPDLPRTDTAEVTIRVPVRNATATATTVTVRAEFDKVRVESTATVPAGGSTTVTFAPERFPALRLRKPRLWWPNGYGDPHLYDLTLTATVKRAVSDRRELRFGVRQFAYDWHQPIVISPPGKPALDFVDGAATQTVTFDRQHARHVRIQAGQRATGWGISMYALSVADGTGPDLALRRDATASSAENDTNVAAKAVDGDAATRWASKAEDDQWIQVDLGAAVDFDRVTIVWEQAYALDYRVQVSADGDAWTDVTSVSNDTPLGSRAEQVETFASRTARHLRIQTGARVTSWGVSMWTLSVRRQAEPDVDLALGKVASASSSDGDSNGPDRAVDGNPRTRWSSTFEDDQWIQVDLGAPVTFDQVSIVWEQAYARDFVIQVSDDGRSWTDVKSVSNKITELKITVNGVPVFARGGNWGWDELLRRVLPDRLADTVEMHRDMNFTMIRNWLGSSNREELYRACDEQGILVWNDFWQAGGFLPNPPGYVDIAADTIRRFRHHPSIVVWCGANEGDPPPIVDAGLKQAVSTEHPEILYIPNSASGIVSGRGPYHWVDPSTYTDVAMYEADSFGFHTEIGMPVVSVTESMRNLVGDAKEWPISEVWNYHDWSTIGNQRVGTYQAAIDARLGESGSLDEFATRAQFVNYESHRAMFEAWNANLWQDATGLLLWMSHPAWHSTVWQTYDYDLDVNGAYYGARKGCEPLHVQADPGTWQVRVVNHTAAALTGVTVTARRYDLFGRQVGTPQRQRVDVARSATAAVFPLAAPDGGGLHLVRLELRDGRDRLLTENTYWRYDKAEQMRALNDLPSTRLSTSSGTVRVVDGRNTVTTTVRNQGRTVAALVRLAVRDEQGARVLPARYDDNYFWLLPGETREVRVSWPARPGLARRARVTAQAYNS from the coding sequence ATGTCCGAGCCATCGTCCCTGTCGCGGCGTACCTTCCTCTCCGCCGGAGCCACGCTGCTCGCGTCGGTCGGAGCGGCCGCGGTCCTCCCGGACGCGGCCGTAGCCGCCGCCCCGGCGGCGCCGCCTGCCACCCCGCAGCCGACCGACCTCGCCCGCTACCGGCCGGTCGCGGTCTCCTCGACCGACTACGCGCCGACGCCCGCGACCTTCGCCGTGGACGGTCTGCCGCAGGTCGGCGTCCGGGGGAGTGGCTGGCGGGCGGCGGGCAACGCCGATCCACAGTGGATCTCGGTGGACCTGCAGGCGCTCTGCCGGGTCGAGGCCGTCACCCTGGTCTTCGAGGCGACGCTCGCCGACGGGCCGTTCGACGGCAACTACACCGAGACCGACGGCGACGAGATCCTCTCCAGCGCCGCCACGGCGTACCGGATCGAGGTCTCCACCGACGGCCGCACCTGGCGGTCGATCTACGAGACGACCGAGGGCCAGGGCGGCGTGCAGGCCATCAAGCTGCCCGAGCCGGTCGACGCCCGCTGGATCCGCATGACCGCCACGAAGCGTTCGAACAGCAACCCGGTGGGCCTCAACGGCTTCCAGGTGTACGGCGTGCCCCTGGCGCCTCGGCCGACGGCCGAGGGCTGGACGAGCTGGGAGGGCGGCAACACCGGTCCGGCCCCCGCGCTCACCGTCGCCGCCGACGGCACGGTGCCGCTGGAGTCGGGCTGGTCGTTGACGATGGACGACTTCGCGGGCACCGCCGACGGCGCCGAACTCTCCCGGGCCGGTGTCGACGTCCGGTCCTGGCTGCCGGCGACGGTGCCCGGCACCGTGCTGGGCACGCTGGTCGAGCAGGGCCACCTGCCCGACCCGGTGTCCGGCTTCAACAACATGCGCATCCCCGAGGCGTTGTCCCGGCACACCTGGTGGTACCGGCGCTCCCTGCGGTTGCCGCGCGAGCTGGACACCTCGGCCGGTCGGCGGATCTGGCTGGAGTTCGACGGCATCAACCACGAGGCGACCGCCTGGGTCAACGGTGTGCAGGTCGGCAGCGTCAAGCACCCCTTCGCGCGGGCTGCCTTCGACATCACCGACGCCCTCGCCGGTCACCGGGGCGAGCACGTACTCGCCGTGCGGGTAACCCCGATGCCGCACCAGGGCACCCCCGGCGACAAGGGCCCCGACGGGCGTACCTTCCTCCAGTCGGCGCACCACTACCTCGACGCGCCGACCTACCTGGCGGTGTCCGGCTGGGACTGGATGCCCGCCGTCCGCGACCGGGTCACCGGCCTCTGGGACCACGTCCGGCTGCGCAGCACCGGCCCCGTGGTCGTCGGCGACCCGCACGTGCAGACCACGCTGCCGGACCTGCCCCGAACCGACACCGCCGAGGTCACCATCCGGGTGCCGGTCCGCAACGCGACGGCCACCGCCACCACGGTCACCGTCCGCGCCGAGTTCGACAAGGTACGCGTCGAGTCCACCGCCACCGTCCCCGCCGGCGGGAGCACCACCGTCACCTTCGCGCCGGAGCGCTTCCCCGCGTTGCGCCTGCGCAAACCCCGGCTCTGGTGGCCCAACGGCTACGGCGACCCCCACCTGTACGACCTCACGCTCACCGCCACCGTCAAGCGCGCGGTCAGCGACCGGCGTGAGCTGCGCTTCGGCGTCCGGCAGTTCGCGTACGACTGGCACCAGCCGATCGTGATCTCGCCGCCCGGCAAGCCCGCCCTGGACTTCGTCGACGGGGCGGCGACGCAGACCGTCACGTTCGACCGGCAGCACGCCCGGCACGTCCGCATCCAGGCCGGTCAGCGCGCGACCGGCTGGGGCATCTCGATGTACGCGCTGTCGGTGGCCGACGGCACCGGCCCGGACCTCGCCCTGCGCCGCGACGCGACCGCCTCGTCGGCGGAGAACGACACCAACGTGGCCGCCAAGGCCGTCGACGGCGACGCGGCAACCCGCTGGGCCTCAAAGGCCGAGGACGACCAGTGGATCCAGGTCGACCTCGGCGCGGCTGTCGACTTCGACCGGGTCACCATCGTCTGGGAGCAGGCGTACGCGCTGGACTACCGCGTGCAGGTCTCCGCCGACGGGGACGCCTGGACCGACGTGACGTCGGTCAGCAACGACACCCCGCTGGGCAGCCGCGCCGAGCAGGTCGAGACGTTCGCCAGCCGGACCGCCCGGCACCTGCGCATCCAGACCGGTGCGCGGGTGACCTCGTGGGGGGTGTCCATGTGGACGCTCTCGGTGCGGCGGCAGGCCGAGCCGGATGTGGACCTGGCCCTGGGCAAGGTCGCCAGCGCGTCGTCGTCGGACGGCGACTCCAACGGACCGGACCGGGCCGTCGACGGCAACCCCCGCACCCGGTGGTCGTCGACGTTCGAGGACGACCAGTGGATCCAGGTCGACCTGGGCGCACCGGTCACCTTCGACCAAGTCTCCATCGTCTGGGAGCAGGCGTACGCCCGCGACTTCGTCATCCAGGTGTCGGACGACGGGCGGTCGTGGACCGACGTGAAGTCGGTCAGCAACAAGATCACCGAGCTGAAGATCACCGTCAACGGTGTGCCGGTGTTCGCCCGGGGCGGCAACTGGGGCTGGGACGAGCTGCTGCGCCGGGTGCTGCCCGACCGGCTGGCCGACACCGTCGAGATGCACCGCGACATGAACTTCACGATGATCCGCAACTGGCTCGGCAGCAGCAACCGCGAGGAGCTGTACCGGGCCTGCGACGAGCAGGGCATCCTGGTCTGGAACGACTTCTGGCAGGCCGGCGGGTTCCTGCCCAACCCGCCCGGCTACGTGGACATCGCCGCCGACACGATCCGGCGGTTCCGGCACCACCCCAGCATCGTGGTGTGGTGCGGCGCCAACGAGGGTGACCCGCCGCCGATCGTCGACGCCGGTCTCAAGCAGGCGGTCAGCACCGAGCACCCGGAGATCCTCTACATCCCCAACTCCGCCAGCGGCATCGTCAGCGGGCGCGGGCCGTACCACTGGGTCGACCCGAGCACCTACACCGACGTGGCGATGTACGAGGCCGACTCCTTCGGCTTCCACACCGAGATCGGCATGCCGGTCGTGTCGGTGACGGAGAGCATGCGCAACCTCGTCGGCGACGCGAAGGAGTGGCCGATCAGCGAGGTGTGGAACTACCACGACTGGTCGACGATCGGTAACCAGCGCGTCGGGACGTACCAGGCGGCCATCGACGCGCGGCTCGGGGAGTCCGGCTCGCTCGACGAGTTCGCCACCCGGGCGCAGTTCGTCAACTACGAGAGCCACCGCGCCATGTTCGAGGCGTGGAACGCCAACCTGTGGCAGGACGCCACCGGCCTGCTGCTGTGGATGTCGCACCCGGCGTGGCACAGCACGGTCTGGCAGACCTACGACTACGACCTCGACGTGAACGGCGCCTACTACGGCGCCCGCAAGGGTTGCGAGCCGCTGCACGTGCAGGCCGACCCGGGCACCTGGCAGGTCCGGGTGGTCAACCACACCGCGGCGGCGCTCACCGGCGTGACGGTCACCGCCCGGCGGTACGACCTGTTCGGTCGGCAGGTGGGGACGCCGCAGCGGCAGCGGGTGGACGTGGCTCGTTCGGCGACGGCGGCGGTCTTCCCGCTCGCCGCGCCGGACGGAGGCGGGCTGCACCTGGTCCGCCTGGAGTTGCGCGACGGCCGTGACCGGCTGCTCACCGAGAACACCTACTGGCGCTACGACAAGGCCGAGCAGATGCGGGCGCTCAACGACCTGCCGAGCACCCGCCTGTCCACCTCGTCGGGCACCGTCCGTGTGGTGGACGGCCGCAACACGGTCACCACGACGGTTCGCAACCAGGGTCGTACGGTCGCCGCGTTGGTGCGGCTCGCCGTGCGTGACGAGCAGGGTGCGAGGGTTCTGCCGGCCCGCTACGACGACAACTACTTCTGGCTCCTGCCGGGGGAGACCCGCGAGGTGCGGGTGTCGTGGCCCGCGCGGCCCGGCCTGGCTCGTCGGGCCCGGGTGACGGCGCAGGCGTACAACTCCTAG